In Erigeron canadensis isolate Cc75 chromosome 7, C_canadensis_v1, whole genome shotgun sequence, one DNA window encodes the following:
- the LOC122607699 gene encoding basic endochitinase-like, with protein MGMELYKLVLFTAVLMLAVLASISEAGQLVVYWGQGDNEGDLIDTCNTGKYNIVNIAFLSQFGKDQPPMINLASHCDARVPTGCQKFSDDIDNCQRQGVKVMLSIGGTSDTYSLSSDDEARQVADYIWDNFLGGQSSSRPLGDAVLDGVDFDIEKGESHYIALANRLREHGQGGGKRIYLTAAPQCPFPDEKLKDALSANVFDYVWVQFYNNPTAQCEFKSNDFDSFMRSWRQWASSLSSSELFIGVPASVSSECASSGYVPEQELISKVIPFARQSPNYGGVMLWNRYFDAINGYSDAIKSTV; from the coding sequence atGGGTATGGAGCTTTACAAGCTAGTTTTGTTCACTGCTGTTTTGATGTTGGCAGTCTTGGCCTCGATATCCGAGGCCGGGCAGCTTGTGGTATATTGGGGTCAAGGTGATAATGAGGGTGATCTTATAGATACATGTAACACTGGAAAGTATAATATAGTTAACATTGCTTTTCTCTCTCAATTTGGGAAGGACCAACCTCCTATGATAAACCTTGCTAGTCATTGTGATGCCAGGGTGCCCACCGGGTGTCAAAAGTTTAGCGATGACATCGATAATTGTCAAAGACAAGGGGTGAAGGTCATGCTCTCGATTGGGGGTACCTCCGATACCTATTCATTGTCATCAGATGATGAAGCTAGACAAGTGGCTGATTACATATGGGACAACTTCCTTGGTGGCCAGTCAAGTTCTAGGCCACTTGGTGACGCGGTCCTAGACGGTGTAGACTTTGATATAGAAAAAGGTGAGTCACATTACATCGCTCTTGCTAATAGGCTACGCGAACATGGTCAAGGTGGTGGTAAAAGGATTTACCTAACGGCAGCACCGCAATGTCCATTTCCAGATGAAAAGctcaaagatgcacttagtgcCAACGTATTCGACTATGTTTGGGTTCAGTTCTACAATAACCCTACAGCTCAATGTGAGTTCAAATCCAACGACTTCGATAGCTTTATGAGGTCGTGGCGTCAATGGGCATCCTCACTATCTTCTAGTGAGTTATTTATCGGAGTACCAGCATCGGTGTCCTCTGAATGCGCGAGTAGTGGGTACGTACCAGAGCAAGAATTGATTTCAAAAGTTATACCGTTTGCTAGACAATCTCCAAACTATGGAGGTGTCATGCTTTGGAATAGGTACTTTGATGCTATAAACGGATATAGTGATGCCATTAAGAgcactgtttaa
- the LOC122607637 gene encoding probable prefoldin subunit 2 — translation MAGVAGSERREPINEQEVAAKYGSIRTEMNQIYSKITELEMEVSEHSLVINAIQPLDPTRRCYRMIGGVLVERTIKEVLPAVQQNKEGIEVVIARLNEALERKKKELTDFETKYKIRIRKNDGESMEDSSKKEGSAQGVLVGPANA, via the coding sequence ATGGCTGGCGTTGCTGGAAGTGAACGCAGGGAACCTATCAACGAGCAAGAAGTCGCGGCCAAATATGGCAGTATAAGGACTGAGATGAATCAAATATACTCCAAAATCACAGAGCTCGAGATGGAAGTAAGTGAACACTCATTGGTCATCAATGCCATACAGCCACTCGATCCTACAAGGCGTTGCTACAGAATGATCGGTGGTGTGCTCGTCGAAAGAACAATCAAAGAAGTCTTACCAGCTGTTCAACAAAATAAAGAAGGAATTGAAGTAGTGATTGCTCGACTTAATGAAGCTTTGGAGAGGAAGAAGAAGGAGCTGACTGATTTTGAAACCAAGTACAAGATCCGAATTAGGAAAAATGACGGGGAATCCATGGAAGATAGCAGCAAGAAAGAAGGATCTGCACAGGGAGTTCTTGTGGGTCCTGCAAATGCATAA
- the LOC122607971 gene encoding preprotein translocase subunit SECE1: protein MALTLSRFTPSPLCIPSTSSSSSSSSLRIKPTITNHRTTTTTKNHRISSILVKSTQQDQPPQQSDDEEQQQTQLGTEIKKAMMETKDINNSNNNNENDNGFWGGVADEIGKIEWPAFNKVVGTTGVVLGVIAGSSVVLLTVNAVLAELSDRVFVGRGVQDFFG from the coding sequence atggcaCTAACTTTATCACGATTCACACCATCACCACTCTGTATCCCAtcaacatcttcatcttcatcttcatcttctttaagAATCAAACCCACCATAACCAATCACcgaaccaccaccaccaccaaaaaccACCGCATCTCCTCCATCCTAGTCAAATCCACACAACAAGACCAACCACCACAACaatcagatgatgaagaacaaCAACAAACCCAACTGGGTACAGAAATCAAGAAAGCAATGATGGAaacaaaagatataaataatagtaataataataatgaaaatgataatggTTTCTGGGGTGGGGTTGCGGATGAGATAGGAAAGATAGAGTGGCCAGCATTTAACAAAGTTGTTGGAACCACTGGTGTTGTCCTTGGTGTTATTGCTGGTTCTAGTGTCGTTTTGCTTACTGTTAATGCCGTTTTGGCTGAGCTTTCTGATCGTGTGTTCGTTGGTCGTGGTGTTCAAGATTTTTTTGGATAA